The following proteins are encoded in a genomic region of Hemibagrus wyckioides isolate EC202008001 linkage group LG29, SWU_Hwy_1.0, whole genome shotgun sequence:
- the LOC131349328 gene encoding serine/threonine-protein kinase TAO2 isoform X2, whose amino-acid sequence MRGKVFTGAVRYYCTSTNGGVRMRSGVFTGALMAENVRSPFDYREPPTLDSDGDGGKPPPPRGRVCGRKRKGTPVKVCDRAYVTEDEEESLSEHSYSPGEGQYPDEAEDRLPPPSSPYYLADPSQLCVSELGEEGASGVRGPVLFPPLPPNCRIREVHCGSQVRLVVIAIRDIAKGEEITVDYNLAEWGENALAFHRSVSPRGFECAFSPDSNIKKEEEAAPSLPLSLTVSDYLTPSWSLSPSSSPLSRSEASDSDREEDEEEEEDEEEDDEEEEDLEELRGRMMRRRKKRKTTNNTAKKKPQPSPLSFPPSSSPFQTPLAPPTTNINNNININISRSASRKQHCPHCGRHFRSLARHLEKHHDQQPEIRNAMELSHGPRASHTPSSTHTRGSHSFTSPQPSASSSSSSSATPNLFSRDSSGSGSAAMSFSLSLSPPTRRPSNKKSPASVSTPPKKAPTAAAVKKSPSPPAKRGRRPKKEKEEKQKKQEEMERAKEEAPPTPGRNEEEEREEVEDEELDLTEMRDDDSGEEKNGASSHRSHVSPLLSSLSTLVLYLRRQQHTSFLSLSRSSSSAEAWRLLCHSSLALLILYNRHRECEMAKLTINDYRSRITPSSNSSSPLEVSLSPFERQVLCHRPRVGVLGKRGRVQPLILPPHSESCLDLLLKTSTDVNVDPESPYVFSRPYHSPATPLRGTDLLRGLARSSGAKNPAALTSPRTRRQVAILTQLLLMDEGEKERLEHFLHSEYHVTQSCARIGQDPALMGRVGRVVLYGERDGVLFRGMSLKHICLELDVMSGNSADSFSEESDGEEEKSNERIEVGKMTGVNGRGPPKNASPAPSPTTPSPSASHKRRSAQIKSGKRGVLKRPWSEAERVAVETHLKRNIVELRVPAKADCERCLQHCPLLVSNQRDWRAIKFYCHNRIQLLKKQGRGGAAVC is encoded by the exons ATGCGCGGCAAAGTCTTTACCGGAGCAGTTAGGTACTACTGTACCAGCACTAATGGCGGAGTACGCATGCGCAGTGGAGTCTTTACCGGAGCCCTAATGGCGGAGAACGTACGGTCGCCTTTTGACTATCGGGAGCCACCGACTCTCGACAGCGATGGAGACGGTGGCAAGCCTCCGCCACCTCGGGG GCGAGTATGTGGCCGAAAGAGGAAGGGCACTCCAGTGAAGGTGTGCGACCGTGCATATGTGactgaagatgaagaggaaagtTTGTCTGAACACAGTTACAGcccag GTGAAGGGCAGTACCCAGATGAAGCAGAGGACCGGCTTCCCCCTCCCAGTAGTCCTTACTATCTCGCTGATCCATCCCAGCTTTG TGTATCGGAGCTCGGCGAAGAAGGTGCCAGTGGTGTTCGCGGCCCTGTGCTCTTTCCACCTCTACCACCTAACTGCAGGATCAGAGAGGTACATTGTGGGAGTCAGGTACGACTGGTTGTCATAGCGATCAGAGACATCGCCAAGGGCGAGGAAATTACGGTGGACTACAACTTGGCTGAGTGGGGCGAAAATGCGCTG GCTTTCCATCGCTCTGTATCACCACGAGGATTTGAATGCGCCTTCAGTCCAGACAGCAATATTAAGAAG GAAGAGGAGGCagctccatctctccctctgtctctcacagtTTCAGACTACCTCACTCCCTCgtggtctctctctccttcatcgtCTCCTCTGTCTCGCTCCGAGGCCAGTGATTCAGACcgagaggaagatgaagaggaagaggaggatgaggaagaggatgacGAAGAGGAAGAAGACCTTGAAGAGCTGAGGGGCCGCATGATGCGGAGACGCAAGAAGCGGAAAACGACGAATAACACAGCCAAAAAAAAGCCTCAACCCAGCCCTCTTTCCTTCCCTCCATCCTCCTCACCTTTCCAGACACCTTTAGCCCCACCTACcacaaacataaacaataacataaacataaacattagcCGCAGCGCCAGCAGGAAGCAGCACTGTCCTCACTGCGGCCGCCATTTCCGCTCTTTGGCTCGGCATCTTGAAAAGCACCACGATCAGCAACCGGAAATCCGGAATGCCATGGAACTGTCTCATGGCCCACGAGCCTCTCACACACcatcctcaacacacacacgtggctCACACTCGTTCACCTCACCACAGCCCtctgcttcctcctcctcttcctcctcagccACCCCCAATCTCTTCTCTCGTGACTCGTCTGGCTCTGGTTCGGCGGCCATGTcgttctccctctccctctctcctcctacACGCCGTCCTTCCAACAAAAAGAGCCCCGCCTCTGTCTCCACTCCACCCAAAAAGGCACCTACAGCAGCAGCTGTGAAAAAGTCCCCCAGTCCTCCAGCCAAAAGGGGGAGACGGccaaagaaggagaaagaagagaagcaAAAGAAACAGGAGGAGATGGAACGAGCGAAAGAAGAAGCTCCTCCCACTCCGGGACGaaatgaagaggaagaaagagaggaggTAGAAGATGAGGAGCTGGATCTGACCGAAATGAGGGACGATGACAGCGGAGAAGAGAAGAATGGTGCTAG CTCTCACCGCTCCCACGtgtctcctctcctgtcctctctctcCACCCTGGTTTTGTATCTCCGACGTCAGCAGCACACTTCCTTCCTGTCCCTCTCACGTTCGAGCAGCTCGGCAGAGGCTTGGCGTCTGCTGTGCCACTCCAGCCTGGCACTGCTTATCCTGTATAATCGCCATCGTGAGTGCGAGATGGCAAAGCTGACCATAAATGACTACCGCAGTCGCATCACTCCATCCTCTAACTCCAGCTCCCCTCTTGAAGTGTCTTTATCCCCTTTCGAGCGACAGGTTTTGTGCCACAGGCCCCGCGTCGGTGTTTTAGGAAAGCGCGGTCGGGTTCAGCCGCTAATTCTTCCACCTCACTCTGAATCCTGCCTCGATTTGCTTCTGAAAACCTCCACGGATGTGAACGTCGATCCTGAAAGCCCTTATGTATTTTCTCGGCCGTATCATTCTCCTGCCACCCCTCTGCGTGGCACCGACCTCCTGCGTGGATTAGCACGTTCCAGTGGGGCTAAAAACCCTGCAGCACTGACATCACCACGCACGCGAAGGCAAGTCGCCATCCTCACCCAGCTTTTGCTGATGGatgagggagagaaggagaggctTGAGCACTTCCTGCACAGCGAGTATCACGTCACTCAAAGCTGCGCCAGGATTGGCCAAGACCCAGCGCTGATGGGCAGAGTGGGCCGTGTTGTGCTGTATggggagagagatggtgtgttgtTCAGAGGAATGAGCCTCAAACACATCTGCCTCGAGCTGGATG TAATGTCTGGGAATTCAGCAGATTCTTTCTCAGAGGAGTCGGAcggagaagaagagaagagtaaTGAAAGAATAGAGGTGGGAAAGATGACAGGAGTGAACGGCCGAGGCCCACCTAAAAACGCCAGTCCCGCCCCCTCGCCCACTACGCCCTCCCCCTCAGCTTCGCACAAGAGGCGGAGCGCACAAATAAAATCAG
- the LOC131349328 gene encoding serine/threonine-protein kinase TAO2 isoform X1, with protein sequence MRGKVFTGAVRYYCTSTNGGVRMRSGVFTGALMAENVRSPFDYREPPTLDSDGDGGKPPPPRGRVCGRKRKGTPVKVCDRAYVTEDEEESLSEHSYSPGEGQYPDEAEDRLPPPSSPYYLADPSQLCVSELGEEGASGVRGPVLFPPLPPNCRIREVHCGSQVRLVVIAIRDIAKGEEITVDYNLAEWGENALAFHRSVSPRGFECAFSPDSNIKKEEEAAPSLPLSLTVSDYLTPSWSLSPSSSPLSRSEASDSDREEDEEEEEDEEEDDEEEEDLEELRGRMMRRRKKRKTTNNTAKKKPQPSPLSFPPSSSPFQTPLAPPTTNINNNININISRSASRKQHCPHCGRHFRSLARHLEKHHDQQPEIRNAMELSHGPRASHTPSSTHTRGSHSFTSPQPSASSSSSSSATPNLFSRDSSGSGSAAMSFSLSLSPPTRRPSNKKSPASVSTPPKKAPTAAAVKKSPSPPAKRGRRPKKEKEEKQKKQEEMERAKEEAPPTPGRNEEEEREEVEDEELDLTEMRDDDSGEEKNGASSHRSHVSPLLSSLSTLVLYLRRQQHTSFLSLSRSSSSAEAWRLLCHSSLALLILYNRHRECEMAKLTINDYRSRITPSSNSSSPLEVSLSPFERQVLCHRPRVGVLGKRGRVQPLILPPHSESCLDLLLKTSTDVNVDPESPYVFSRPYHSPATPLRGTDLLRGLARSSGAKNPAALTSPRTRRQVAILTQLLLMDEGEKERLEHFLHSEYHVTQSCARIGQDPALMGRVGRVVLYGERDGVLFRGMSLKHICLELDVMSGNSADSFSEESDGEEEKSNERIEVGKMTGVNGRGPPKNASPAPSPTTPSPSASHKRRSAQIKSERLPHFSGKRGVLKRPWSEAERVAVETHLKRNIVELRVPAKADCERCLQHCPLLVSNQRDWRAIKFYCHNRIQLLKKQGRGGAAVC encoded by the exons ATGCGCGGCAAAGTCTTTACCGGAGCAGTTAGGTACTACTGTACCAGCACTAATGGCGGAGTACGCATGCGCAGTGGAGTCTTTACCGGAGCCCTAATGGCGGAGAACGTACGGTCGCCTTTTGACTATCGGGAGCCACCGACTCTCGACAGCGATGGAGACGGTGGCAAGCCTCCGCCACCTCGGGG GCGAGTATGTGGCCGAAAGAGGAAGGGCACTCCAGTGAAGGTGTGCGACCGTGCATATGTGactgaagatgaagaggaaagtTTGTCTGAACACAGTTACAGcccag GTGAAGGGCAGTACCCAGATGAAGCAGAGGACCGGCTTCCCCCTCCCAGTAGTCCTTACTATCTCGCTGATCCATCCCAGCTTTG TGTATCGGAGCTCGGCGAAGAAGGTGCCAGTGGTGTTCGCGGCCCTGTGCTCTTTCCACCTCTACCACCTAACTGCAGGATCAGAGAGGTACATTGTGGGAGTCAGGTACGACTGGTTGTCATAGCGATCAGAGACATCGCCAAGGGCGAGGAAATTACGGTGGACTACAACTTGGCTGAGTGGGGCGAAAATGCGCTG GCTTTCCATCGCTCTGTATCACCACGAGGATTTGAATGCGCCTTCAGTCCAGACAGCAATATTAAGAAG GAAGAGGAGGCagctccatctctccctctgtctctcacagtTTCAGACTACCTCACTCCCTCgtggtctctctctccttcatcgtCTCCTCTGTCTCGCTCCGAGGCCAGTGATTCAGACcgagaggaagatgaagaggaagaggaggatgaggaagaggatgacGAAGAGGAAGAAGACCTTGAAGAGCTGAGGGGCCGCATGATGCGGAGACGCAAGAAGCGGAAAACGACGAATAACACAGCCAAAAAAAAGCCTCAACCCAGCCCTCTTTCCTTCCCTCCATCCTCCTCACCTTTCCAGACACCTTTAGCCCCACCTACcacaaacataaacaataacataaacataaacattagcCGCAGCGCCAGCAGGAAGCAGCACTGTCCTCACTGCGGCCGCCATTTCCGCTCTTTGGCTCGGCATCTTGAAAAGCACCACGATCAGCAACCGGAAATCCGGAATGCCATGGAACTGTCTCATGGCCCACGAGCCTCTCACACACcatcctcaacacacacacgtggctCACACTCGTTCACCTCACCACAGCCCtctgcttcctcctcctcttcctcctcagccACCCCCAATCTCTTCTCTCGTGACTCGTCTGGCTCTGGTTCGGCGGCCATGTcgttctccctctccctctctcctcctacACGCCGTCCTTCCAACAAAAAGAGCCCCGCCTCTGTCTCCACTCCACCCAAAAAGGCACCTACAGCAGCAGCTGTGAAAAAGTCCCCCAGTCCTCCAGCCAAAAGGGGGAGACGGccaaagaaggagaaagaagagaagcaAAAGAAACAGGAGGAGATGGAACGAGCGAAAGAAGAAGCTCCTCCCACTCCGGGACGaaatgaagaggaagaaagagaggaggTAGAAGATGAGGAGCTGGATCTGACCGAAATGAGGGACGATGACAGCGGAGAAGAGAAGAATGGTGCTAG CTCTCACCGCTCCCACGtgtctcctctcctgtcctctctctcCACCCTGGTTTTGTATCTCCGACGTCAGCAGCACACTTCCTTCCTGTCCCTCTCACGTTCGAGCAGCTCGGCAGAGGCTTGGCGTCTGCTGTGCCACTCCAGCCTGGCACTGCTTATCCTGTATAATCGCCATCGTGAGTGCGAGATGGCAAAGCTGACCATAAATGACTACCGCAGTCGCATCACTCCATCCTCTAACTCCAGCTCCCCTCTTGAAGTGTCTTTATCCCCTTTCGAGCGACAGGTTTTGTGCCACAGGCCCCGCGTCGGTGTTTTAGGAAAGCGCGGTCGGGTTCAGCCGCTAATTCTTCCACCTCACTCTGAATCCTGCCTCGATTTGCTTCTGAAAACCTCCACGGATGTGAACGTCGATCCTGAAAGCCCTTATGTATTTTCTCGGCCGTATCATTCTCCTGCCACCCCTCTGCGTGGCACCGACCTCCTGCGTGGATTAGCACGTTCCAGTGGGGCTAAAAACCCTGCAGCACTGACATCACCACGCACGCGAAGGCAAGTCGCCATCCTCACCCAGCTTTTGCTGATGGatgagggagagaaggagaggctTGAGCACTTCCTGCACAGCGAGTATCACGTCACTCAAAGCTGCGCCAGGATTGGCCAAGACCCAGCGCTGATGGGCAGAGTGGGCCGTGTTGTGCTGTATggggagagagatggtgtgttgtTCAGAGGAATGAGCCTCAAACACATCTGCCTCGAGCTGGATG TAATGTCTGGGAATTCAGCAGATTCTTTCTCAGAGGAGTCGGAcggagaagaagagaagagtaaTGAAAGAATAGAGGTGGGAAAGATGACAGGAGTGAACGGCCGAGGCCCACCTAAAAACGCCAGTCCCGCCCCCTCGCCCACTACGCCCTCCCCCTCAGCTTCGCACAAGAGGCGGAGCGCACAAATAAAATCAG